One Archangium violaceum genomic window, GGCGCCCGCGCTGGTCAAGCTCGAGACGCTGGCCAACCGCGTGCTGCACTTCGGACCCATGGAGGTGCTGCGGGCCGCGGATGAAGTACCCGAGCCGCTGCGGCAGCTTCTCTCCAGGGCTCTTCACGAGGAACCCGCCGAGCGTCCCAGCCCCGGCGAAATGCACAACGCGCTCACCTGCTACCTGATGGACGTGAAGCCCCCCTATGGCGCCCATGAGTTGGCGCAGGAGGCGGCCGGAGTCCTCATGGAAGCCGCTGACCTCGGCCGCCCCGCGCCCCAGCCAGGTGCAGTCCCCGACAACCTCCACTGATGCAGCTTTCTCACCACCCTCACCACCTCTCCTTATTTGGAGCCACGCATGTCCCAACCGTCGGATTCTGGCGGGCCCCCGTCTCAACTCACCTTCGAGGCGGGTGGCTACCTCTATTCCATTCAGCGTCCTCTGGTCTCGCACCCCGACTACGACACCCTGCTGCTCTCCACGCGCCAGCTCGCCACGGGTGGGCCCTTCAAGCTGGTTGTCCTCAAGCCTGTTCTCCTGGAGCACGGGCGTGAGGCTCGCACGCGCGCCATGGAGGAGGTGCGGCTCTCCAAGTTCCTGCGCCACCGCAACATCGCCCCGGTGCTCGGCTCCGCCGTGCACAATGAGGTGGCCTACGTCGTCATGGACATCGGGCATGGCCGCTTCCTGCTCTCCCTCATGGACGCCGCGGTATCCGTGAGCCGGAAGCTCACATACGACTTCGCGGCCTACGTCGCCGCCGAGGTGGCGGACGCGCTCGACTACGCGCACCGTGCTGCGGACGAAGAGGGCCGTCCCCTCCACCTCGTGCACCGGGCCGTGGGCCCCATGCGCATTCGCGTGGGCGACGACGGCCGCATACAGCTCACCAACTTTGGCGCCGCCTACTCGGAGTTGCTCGGCCGCATCCGCACGCCTCCGGACCTGCTCCGGGGAGACCCGGCCTACATCGCCCCGGAAATCCTCCTCGGCTTCTGCAAGCCCGAGGCGAGCCAGACGGACCCCCTCACCCCGAAGAAGCTGGATGGACGGGCCGACGTCTTCTCCCTGGGACTCGTTCTGCTGGAAATGCTGCTCGCCCGCTACCCGCTGGACCCGCCTGACACCCTCTGGCTGGACGTCGAGCAACGCTTCCCGCCAGAGGTGCGCGGTGAGCGCTCCTCGCTGCTACCCCTGGAGACACTCGCCAACCGCGTGCTGCACTTCGGACCGGAAGAGGTGCAACGTGCCGCCGAGGAGCTGCCCGAGCCATTGCAGCGGATTCTCTCCAGGGCGCTGCGTCCCAACCCGGACGAGCGCTACCAGACGGCGGGGCAGATGCGCGATGAACTGCGCGCCTTCCTCAGCCGCCCGGAGCAGCAGAAGCCCTTCGGCGCGAAGGAGGCGAAGGCGGAGGCGAACACCCTCTTCGACCAGGCCTCGAACCTGGACCGGCTGGGCGCCTACTCCGTTGTCGAGCGAGGCGCCCTCCCGTTGCCCCCGGACATGACTTTCGAAGACTCCGACGGGCTCGACGACTGAGGCGCACCATGGCCCAACAACCCAAGACACCGGCCGGGCTCGCACGCCACCTTGGAAGGGTGGCTCGCGAGGCGCGACAGAAGGCCGGGTTGACGCAGGCGGAAGCCGCTGAGCGGATTGGACTGGCGACAGAGGTGTACGGACGCCTGGAGCGCGGCAACATGCTCCCGAGCCTCCCCACACTGCTGCGGCTGTGCCGTGCGCTGGCCGTGGATGCCAACCCGCTGCTGGGGTTTTCCGCCTCACAGCCGCCCGAATGGCTCACGCTGGAGGCCCCCGCCGAGGACGAGCCCCCCGCCATGCGGCGCCTGCTGCGCACGGTGCGTCAGTTGAAGCCGCGCCAGCTCACCGCCCTGAGCAGCGCGGCCAGCGCGATGCTGCCTGCCTCGGCCGCACCGGCCTCACACGACGTCAGGCAGCCCGCGCAGTGACGGACTCGCTCCCATGGACGCAATCGCGAAGAGATTCCTCGGAAAGACGGCCCGAGCTGCCCGCCTCCGGCTGGGCCTCACCCAGGCCCAGGTTGCTCAGCGCCTCGACATGGCGGTGGGCGTCTACGGACGCATCGAGCGCGGCGGCATGATGCCGAGCATCCCCACCGTGCTTCGGCTCTGCCGCGTGCTGAAGCTGGATGCGAACGCGCTCCTCGGCTTCTCCTCGCCGACGCCGCCCCCTTGGTTCGCGCCCCAGCGCCCCACGGTGGAGCGGGCTGCCGTCCGCGACTTGCTGCGCATCGCGCGCCGTCTCGGCCCACGCCAACGGGCCGCGCTTGGCGGCATGGCTCGCGCCATGCTGCTGTCCGAAGGTGGCCCGGACGCCGGACGAGCGGCAACCCACACGGAGTCAGGAGAGTAGGCGGCCCCGGTCCATTCCGTCCCGCTCGGAGCACTCACCGCCTTGGTAGAGGAACCTCATGGAATACGAAATGCTCTCGAAGTCCCTTGGCGAGGTGGCCCGCCTCGCCCGCGAGCGGCTGGGCCTTACCCAGGCCCAGGTGGCGCGCCAGGCCGACCTGGCTCCCAACGTCTACGGCCGCATCGAACGCGGCCACATGATGCCCGCCGTCCCCACGCTGCGCCGCCTCGCCGTGGTGCTTGGCCTCTCCGCTGACGTGCTGCTCGCGCTCACGCCCGCGGAGGTCGCGCCTTCGGTGGACGCCCCCACGCCCGAGGGGAGCCTGTCCCCGGAGCTGCGGCAGACGGTGCGCATGCTGCGCGGCTGGTCCCCCGGCAAGGTGAAGCTCCTCAACCGCATTCTTAGGTCCATCGAGAACGCTCCCGAAGAGGAGTGAGACGGGCGGGCAGGGTGTCTGAGCGCCCGTGCTAGCGTCCGCGCCCTGGAGGTTGCCTCAACGCATGAAAGTCCCGCCCTTCAATCCCCCCAAGGAAGGCGACAGGGTGGGGGAGTACCGCGTCGTCAGAGTGCTGGGCGAGGGCGGCTTCGGCGTCGTCTACAAGGTGGAGCGTGCCGGGCTCTTCTTCGCGCTCAAGCTCCTCCGGGCTCGTGCGCTGGAGAAGTGGGGGCAGCGGGAAATCAATATCCTGCGCCACCTGGCCCACCCCAACGTCGTCGGCTTCCACGCCTACGACAGGTGGCCCGTGCCCTTGCATGGTTACCTCTACTTCGTCATGGACTTCGTGGAGGGCAGGACCCTGGAGGACTGGGCCCTGGACGAGAACCCCTCCGCGCGTGAAATGGCCCGTGTCCTCCTCGAGGTGCTCCGCGCGCTGGCGGCGGTACACGCGCAGGGCGTCTTCCACCGCGACTTGAAGCGCGACAACATCCTCCTCCGCGACTCGGACGCGCGGCCCATCCTCGTGGACTTCGGGGTGGGGTGGCTGGCCGGCGAGCCCACCGTGACGCGCGACACCCTGCCTCCCGGCACGTGCGAGTACCGCAGCCCCGAGGCCATCCGCTACGACATGGAGCCCGCCAACAAGGGCACGCACTACAGGCCCGACGAGGGGGACGACCTGTGGGCCATGGCCGTCACGCTCTACTGGCTGCTGACGGACTTGCTGCCTTTCGGCACCCGGCGCCTGGGCGGGTTGAATGACAGGATTCTCCACACCACCCCCAAGACTCCGCGCGAGCTGAACCCGCGCGTGCCCGAGGCGCTCAGTGCCTTGTGCATGCGCATGTTGGCGAAGGAGCGCTCCGGGCGCTTCGCCGATTGCGCCGGGCTGTGCCGCGCGCTGGAGGCGGCCCTGGCTTCGGCCGAGCCGGACGGCCCGTGGGACTTGCCGCTGCTGGATCCGGATGCTCCCGACAGGGCCCCCACCGCGCAGGACCCCGACAAGGCGCCGCGCGACGTGGAGGCGCTGGAGGTGCTCCAGTGGAACGTGCTGCGCCCCCGGCGTGGACGCAAGGCCGGGCAGAAGCCGGCGCCGGAAGGGGAGAAGCAGCGCACGCCCGTGGTGGACGCCCCGGCACCGCTCCCCGCCGCCGAGCTGCCCGCCCGGGGGCATGTGGCCGCGGAGCCCGCGCCTTCTCCGGAGGCCCTCGCGGCACTGCTCGCGGACGTGCCTGCCGCGCCCCGAAACGGCGCGCTGCCGCCTCCAGTGGCCGACGGCGCCCGCCCCGCTCCCGGGCCCGCGCCATTGCCCCCCAGCCCTTTACGGCAGGGCTCCTCACGCGTTGTGCCCACCCGTGTGGGCCTGCTGGCGATGAAGCCCGTAGCCCAGGTGGTGGTTTTCCTGGCGGTGGTGGCGTTGGCCAGTGCCGCGGCCTTCGTCGTCCGGCCGCGCACGGCGCCCGTGACGCTACCCGCTCCGGTGTCCACCGCGACACCTCGCGCGGCGGCATACCTACCTGAAGGGTGGCGGCCCGAGTGCCCCACGCCCCGCGCATGCCCCGGCACCGAATTGGCGGTTTCCCCGGAAACGGCTGAAGCTGAAGGGGGCGCGGCGCCACTCGTGGCCACCACCCCCGCGCTCGCCACCGCCATGCCTCTTCGCAAGCAGGAGTCCCGTTTGCCGCCCCAGGAGCTACCCGCGCCCGCACCTCAGTCCCAGGGCGGGCGCTGCAAGAAGTGGCAGTGCCTCGCCGCGAGCTGCGGCTGGGTGCTTGTCGCCTGCTCCGGTCCCCAGGTGCGCGCCACGCCCGGGCCCGAGGATTGCCCGGCCGGCGCCTTGGCGACCATGAAGGAGGAGCTGAGC contains:
- a CDS encoding helix-turn-helix domain-containing protein; this translates as MEYEMLSKSLGEVARLARERLGLTQAQVARQADLAPNVYGRIERGHMMPAVPTLRRLAVVLGLSADVLLALTPAEVAPSVDAPTPEGSLSPELRQTVRMLRGWSPGKVKLLNRILRSIENAPEEE
- a CDS encoding protein kinase domain-containing protein produces the protein MSQPSDSGGPPSQLTFEAGGYLYSIQRPLVSHPDYDTLLLSTRQLATGGPFKLVVLKPVLLEHGREARTRAMEEVRLSKFLRHRNIAPVLGSAVHNEVAYVVMDIGHGRFLLSLMDAAVSVSRKLTYDFAAYVAAEVADALDYAHRAADEEGRPLHLVHRAVGPMRIRVGDDGRIQLTNFGAAYSELLGRIRTPPDLLRGDPAYIAPEILLGFCKPEASQTDPLTPKKLDGRADVFSLGLVLLEMLLARYPLDPPDTLWLDVEQRFPPEVRGERSSLLPLETLANRVLHFGPEEVQRAAEELPEPLQRILSRALRPNPDERYQTAGQMRDELRAFLSRPEQQKPFGAKEAKAEANTLFDQASNLDRLGAYSVVERGALPLPPDMTFEDSDGLDD
- a CDS encoding helix-turn-helix domain-containing protein; protein product: MAQQPKTPAGLARHLGRVAREARQKAGLTQAEAAERIGLATEVYGRLERGNMLPSLPTLLRLCRALAVDANPLLGFSASQPPEWLTLEAPAEDEPPAMRRLLRTVRQLKPRQLTALSSAASAMLPASAAPASHDVRQPAQ
- a CDS encoding helix-turn-helix domain-containing protein, translating into MDAIAKRFLGKTARAARLRLGLTQAQVAQRLDMAVGVYGRIERGGMMPSIPTVLRLCRVLKLDANALLGFSSPTPPPWFAPQRPTVERAAVRDLLRIARRLGPRQRAALGGMARAMLLSEGGPDAGRAATHTESGE
- a CDS encoding serine/threonine-protein kinase, whose amino-acid sequence is MKVPPFNPPKEGDRVGEYRVVRVLGEGGFGVVYKVERAGLFFALKLLRARALEKWGQREINILRHLAHPNVVGFHAYDRWPVPLHGYLYFVMDFVEGRTLEDWALDENPSAREMARVLLEVLRALAAVHAQGVFHRDLKRDNILLRDSDARPILVDFGVGWLAGEPTVTRDTLPPGTCEYRSPEAIRYDMEPANKGTHYRPDEGDDLWAMAVTLYWLLTDLLPFGTRRLGGLNDRILHTTPKTPRELNPRVPEALSALCMRMLAKERSGRFADCAGLCRALEAALASAEPDGPWDLPLLDPDAPDRAPTAQDPDKAPRDVEALEVLQWNVLRPRRGRKAGQKPAPEGEKQRTPVVDAPAPLPAAELPARGHVAAEPAPSPEALAALLADVPAAPRNGALPPPVADGARPAPGPAPLPPSPLRQGSSRVVPTRVGLLAMKPVAQVVVFLAVVALASAAAFVVRPRTAPVTLPAPVSTATPRAAAYLPEGWRPECPTPRACPGTELAVSPETAEAEGGAAPLVATTPALATAMPLRKQESRLPPQELPAPAPQSQGGRCKKWQCLAASCGWVLVACSGPQVRATPGPEDCPAGALATMKEELSLGLSDSVAADIPPGTAGERVTVRAGDAAVTLPFQYGNLDEGTVLTGRFFLGKERLYGRFTRAQTPQGKVYPVCMEIAAPGGAGEPIKADAGSDAVKVHARVSVYVVSRFH